In a genomic window of Nostoc sp. UHCC 0870:
- a CDS encoding Uma2 family endonuclease, whose translation MIALSDSVFLTPEAYLQLEEKSDIKHEYIDGQVYAMAGTTDTHNTIGLNLALLIRNHLLGSECRVYFADVKARIEKRNRFYYPDMMVSCDPKDRETPTYKCFPKLIIEVLSNSTEAFDRGDKFNDYQTLDSLEEYVLVNSKNQRVETFRRNEQGLWVLQTYTPTKENFDIKSINLTASFADLYQDVELEAIPQRTELS comes from the coding sequence ATGATTGCTCTATCTGATTCCGTTTTTCTTACTCCCGAAGCATACCTCCAACTCGAAGAAAAAAGCGACATCAAACACGAATATATTGATGGTCAAGTTTACGCAATGGCGGGAACAACTGACACCCATAACACCATAGGTCTAAATCTCGCTTTATTGATTCGTAACCACTTGCTAGGGTCAGAGTGTCGAGTTTACTTTGCAGATGTTAAAGCCCGGATTGAAAAACGTAACCGCTTTTATTACCCCGACATGATGGTAAGTTGCGACCCTAAAGACCGAGAGACACCCACCTATAAATGCTTTCCTAAACTGATTATTGAAGTTCTATCCAATTCCACTGAAGCCTTTGACCGAGGTGACAAATTCAACGACTATCAAACCCTTGACAGCCTGGAAGAATACGTTTTAGTTAATAGTAAAAATCAACGAGTTGAAACCTTCCGACGTAACGAACAAGGTCTATGGGTGCTGCAAACCTATACTCCCACTAAGGAAAATTTTGACATCAAAAGTATTAACTTAACCGCCTCTTTTGCCGACCTTTACCAAGATGTAGAATTAGAAGCTATTCCTCAGAGGACAGAACTGAGTTAA
- a CDS encoding non-ribosomal peptide synthetase: MSDLLKRLENLSPEKRELVLQKLKKQQRSPLLIPVSRKQPISLSFAQQRLWFIDQLEGENCGYNVPFFWQISGFLNISALEKAIAAIVQRHEVLRTSFCVVDESPIQVIHAHPPLEMQVLDWRQLREEDQLSKAQHLATAELQQPFDLSNPPLLRVKLLQLADQSHLLLLVIHHIVCDGWSMDIFRRELFTLYTAFSGGESSPLPELSLQYADFAHWQRQWLQGKVLETQLNYWQKQLAEVPPLLELPTDQPRPSVQSFQGRSEFLELDQDLTQKLKRFSQDSGTTLFMTLLTAFTLLLSRYSGKEDIVVGSAIANRHRRKTESLIGFFVNTLALRTNLQGNPTFLELLERVKQVTLDAYDHQDLPFEKLVDELGLERSLSYHPLFQVAFGLQSGTPEKLEIPGLTLTRFEWENTTTLFDLSLMFRETPQGLTGEWEYATDLFDVKTIQGMVQHFEVLLKGIIDHPNQPINTLPLMTAAELLQLQRWNQTQTEYPQDKTLVDLFEQQVTQNPNHLALVFESKSLTYQQLNQQANQLAHYLIQNYQIQPDTLIGICVERSLEMIIGVLGILKAGGAYVPIDPNYPQERIKFMLEDAGTSVLLTQTFLKEKLPLTELKNQVIYLDEEAFSEELTDNPSPQNTPDNLAYVIYTSGSTGRPKGVMIEHRAIVNLALAWTEIFQVQRHSRWIQFGSFSFDLSIGEIATTLSAGACLYLARKETLLPSQALVDLLAEHKISHFALPPSALSVLPQAALPDLQAIIVGGEACAAELVIQWGKTRSFFNGYGPTESTVIASIYSCEPNGKKPYIGKPIANHSIYILDADNQPLPPGIPGELCIAGVGLARGYLNRPETTGEKFIEIDLFGKIERIYKTGDLARWNYDGNLEYLGRIDAQVKLRGFRIELGEIESLLLQHTLIKEAVVILSEADSNPRLIAYVIAENKSLILGIEVKEYLKNRLPNYMIPSQIMVLDQLPLTPNGKLDYRALPVPETDTSTDMEMPVTPTEELLASLWQGLLKVKSVSRSDNFFELGGHSLLATQLVTRIRDSFGVELPVRKVFEQSILSELAREIDGRGARSCAPPIAPQPENQPKTLSFAQSRLWFIAQLEGKGTSSTYNMPIAFQLQGQLNIEALRQSLTYLLQRHTSLRSYFPALEGEPQVVVRNVEDIEVLTIANLQELDSQTQAQTLQKLADTHAQEPFDLNTGPLFRAKLLQLSSQKNVLLINMHHIISDGWSMGVFKREWEQAYAAYATGSAPNLSPMPIQYSDYAAWQRNWLQGEILASQENYWKQQLGDAPRVLDLPTDYPRPAQQSYQGEHEEYCLSKELTQQLKTVSQKHGVSLFMTLLTAFNILLSRYSRQDNLCVGSGIANRTHSYTEGLIGFFVNTLVLRSKIQPEQSFSELLQQTRQTCLDAYAHQDIPFEYLVEKLQPERSLSYNPLCQVMIVLQNMEGSGKNVSLTGLEIQQVEQNYPFAKFDLTLYLSEREDQLHCMWEYATDLFAADTIKRMIGHFEVLLSAITKNPQQPVSKLPLMTITEIDQLQTWNQTDTYYPQDQTFVTLFEQQAAQTPNNIAVVFEDYNLTYQQLNQQANQLAHYLIHNYQIQPDTLIGISVERSLSMIVGLLGILKAGGAYLPIDPTYPPERIRFMLEDSGISVLLTQSFLFDKLPLTELKKSPQVICLDAENWAEESIENPLSQSNPHDLAYVIYTSGSTGRPKGVMIEHQGLVNLTLAVDEALQIQPQSRLLQFASFSFDASIWEIATALGAGACLYLAKKETLLPSQEFVSFLSDRQISHITIPPSVLSLLPQANLPDLQVLVTAGEACSTELVTRWAKGRRFLNAYGPTESTVCASVAPCQPNAKKPHIGKPLSNLRIYVLDAHNQLLPPGIPGELCIAGVGLARGYLNRPELTAEKFMTVELFGKTERIYKTGDLARWLPDGNLEYLGRIDHQVKLRGFRIELSEIEASLVKHSKIHEAAVIVREEKDLDQRLVAYIVPAATEESTNSDKLVALWEHLFNNSYSGQQTPTDDPTLNIVGWNDSYTAQPIPQAAMQEWRDTTVDKILELAPKRVWEIGCGSGMLLFKIAPHCQHYLGTDFSPDALQYIAQHLEQQSLQGKVSLKASAAHQFDGIETNAYDLVIINSVIQYFPSLDYLLEVLEGAMKVVATQGSIFLGDVRNLLLLDAFHTAVEFHRASDDLSIQELRQQIQKSIRTEEELLIDPDFFIALKQRFPRISHVQIQLKPGYSHTEMSRFRYDVVLHLDRADTPLTQPEWLDWQDQQLNLETIQQILTTEQPDLLGIKGIPNARLTSEMALLEQIPQLDGTITDFKAAIAQIKSGIEPEALRTLARDLPYTPFIQYSSTGFSDYDVVFQRHIPGQETLPRFATKANWRMKPWQDYANQPLQYRTNQVDPALLAEWRDFIGKTLPDYMIPSHFTVLEKLPLTPNGKVDRKALPAIETAFAATDIELPVTETEKSLAELWAKLLKYEVIARKDNFFHLGGHSLLATQLCYRIRDKFKVELPLAKVFEFPNLSELANYLDTCIWVNSTGESMQPLTSDEEEIEL; the protein is encoded by the coding sequence ATGAGTGATTTATTAAAACGTCTTGAAAATCTTTCTCCAGAAAAGCGAGAATTAGTTTTACAAAAACTGAAAAAGCAACAGCGATCGCCTCTCCTCATACCTGTATCGCGAAAACAACCTATTTCCCTATCTTTTGCTCAACAAAGACTTTGGTTTATTGACCAACTAGAAGGTGAAAATTGTGGCTATAATGTCCCGTTTTTCTGGCAAATTAGCGGATTTTTGAATATCAGTGCTTTAGAAAAAGCGATCGCAGCAATTGTCCAACGTCATGAGGTCTTACGTACTAGCTTCTGTGTTGTCGATGAGTCGCCTATACAGGTGATTCACGCTCATCCTCCACTGGAAATGCAAGTGTTAGATTGGCGACAATTGAGGGAAGAAGACCAGTTAAGCAAGGCGCAGCATTTAGCGACAGCAGAATTACAACAGCCCTTTGACTTGTCAAATCCTCCTTTGCTGCGGGTAAAGTTATTGCAACTGGCTGATCAATCTCATTTGCTGTTGCTGGTTATCCATCATATTGTTTGTGATGGCTGGTCAATGGACATCTTTCGCCGGGAATTGTTCACCCTTTACACCGCCTTCTCTGGTGGAGAATCGTCTCCTTTACCGGAATTATCGCTACAATATGCCGATTTTGCCCATTGGCAGAGACAATGGTTACAGGGAAAGGTACTCGAAACCCAACTTAATTACTGGCAAAAACAATTAGCTGAAGTCCCGCCTCTGTTAGAATTACCCACAGATCAACCACGTCCATCAGTACAGAGTTTTCAGGGGCGTAGTGAGTTTTTAGAACTCGATCAAGATTTAACCCAGAAGTTGAAGCGTTTCAGTCAGGATTCAGGAACTACCCTGTTTATGACTTTACTGACAGCATTTACGCTGTTATTGTCGCGCTACAGTGGAAAAGAGGATATTGTTGTTGGTTCTGCGATCGCTAATCGTCATCGTCGGAAAACAGAATCATTAATTGGCTTTTTTGTCAATACCCTGGCTTTGCGTACCAACCTGCAAGGAAATCCAACTTTCTTAGAATTACTGGAACGAGTCAAGCAAGTAACCCTCGATGCTTACGACCATCAAGATTTACCCTTTGAGAAACTAGTCGATGAATTGGGCTTAGAGCGATCGCTTTCTTATCATCCCCTATTTCAAGTTGCTTTTGGCTTACAAAGCGGAACTCCAGAAAAACTAGAAATTCCTGGATTAACTCTGACCCGTTTTGAGTGGGAAAATACCACGACCCTGTTTGATTTGTCGCTGATGTTCCGTGAAACTCCCCAAGGGTTAACAGGAGAATGGGAATATGCAACAGATTTGTTTGATGTTAAAACTATCCAAGGGATGGTGCAACATTTTGAAGTTTTACTGAAGGGAATTATTGATCATCCCAACCAACCAATCAATACTCTACCGTTGATGACAGCAGCCGAACTGCTACAACTACAACGCTGGAATCAAACTCAAACAGAATATCCCCAAGATAAAACTTTAGTTGACTTATTTGAACAACAAGTTACTCAAAACCCTAATCATCTAGCTTTAGTTTTTGAATCTAAAAGCCTGACTTATCAACAACTAAATCAACAAGCGAATCAATTAGCTCATTATTTAATTCAAAATTACCAAATTCAGCCCGATACCTTAATTGGTATCTGTGTAGAACGGTCTTTAGAAATGATTATTGGTGTCCTCGGTATCCTCAAAGCAGGTGGTGCTTATGTACCGATTGACCCCAATTATCCCCAAGAACGGATTAAGTTCATGTTAGAAGATGCTGGGACATCGGTGTTACTAACCCAGACTTTCCTCAAAGAAAAATTGCCCTTGACTGAACTAAAAAATCAGGTAATTTATTTAGATGAGGAAGCTTTTTCTGAAGAATTAACTGATAATCCCAGTCCCCAAAATACGCCTGATAATTTAGCTTATGTAATTTATACTTCTGGTTCAACGGGACGACCTAAAGGGGTGATGATTGAGCATCGCGCCATTGTCAATCTAGCTTTAGCCTGGACTGAAATTTTTCAAGTTCAACGCCACAGTCGTTGGATTCAGTTTGGTTCTTTTAGCTTCGATTTGTCGATTGGTGAAATTGCGACTACTCTGTCCGCAGGTGCTTGTTTGTATTTAGCTAGAAAAGAAACTTTGTTACCGAGTCAAGCCTTGGTGGACTTGTTAGCTGAACACAAAATTTCCCATTTCGCCTTACCTCCTTCGGCTTTATCTGTATTACCTCAAGCTGCATTACCTGATTTACAAGCTATTATCGTTGGTGGTGAAGCTTGTGCAGCAGAATTAGTGATACAGTGGGGAAAAACGCGGAGTTTCTTCAACGGCTATGGGCCGACAGAATCGACAGTTATTGCCAGTATATATAGTTGTGAACCAAATGGGAAAAAGCCCTATATTGGTAAACCTATCGCTAATCACAGTATCTACATTTTAGATGCAGACAATCAACCATTACCACCCGGCATTCCTGGAGAATTGTGTATTGCGGGAGTAGGTTTAGCACGGGGTTATCTTAATCGTCCTGAAACTACTGGTGAAAAATTTATTGAAATTGATTTATTCGGTAAAATTGAGCGAATTTACAAAACTGGCGACCTAGCAAGATGGAACTATGATGGAAACCTGGAATACCTGGGGCGTATTGATGCTCAAGTGAAATTACGGGGATTTCGGATTGAACTGGGTGAAATTGAATCGCTATTATTGCAACACACTTTAATTAAAGAAGCTGTTGTAATTTTATCTGAAGCTGATAGTAATCCCAGGTTAATAGCCTATGTCATAGCAGAGAATAAATCTCTCATTTTAGGAATTGAGGTTAAGGAATACCTAAAAAATCGCCTGCCAAATTATATGATTCCTAGCCAGATTATGGTTTTGGATCAGTTGCCTCTTACTCCTAACGGTAAGCTAGATTACAGAGCATTACCTGTACCAGAAACAGATACTTCCACTGACATGGAAATGCCAGTAACCCCTACAGAAGAACTACTGGCTAGTTTATGGCAAGGTTTGTTAAAAGTTAAGTCTGTTAGTCGCTCTGACAACTTCTTTGAACTGGGTGGACATTCCTTATTAGCAACTCAATTAGTTACCCGAATTCGTGATAGTTTCGGGGTGGAATTGCCTGTCCGCAAGGTATTTGAGCAAAGCATTTTGTCTGAGTTGGCGCGGGAAATTGACGGTAGGGGTGCAAGGTCTTGCGCCCCTCCTATCGCACCACAGCCAGAAAATCAACCCAAAACCCTATCCTTTGCCCAATCAAGACTCTGGTTTATTGCTCAACTGGAAGGTAAAGGAACTTCTTCTACCTACAATATGCCGATCGCATTCCAACTTCAAGGCCAACTAAATATAGAGGCTCTGCGGCAGAGTTTAACTTATTTACTACAACGTCATACCAGTTTACGCAGTTATTTTCCTGCCTTGGAGGGAGAACCGCAGGTAGTAGTGAGAAATGTAGAAGATATAGAAGTGCTGACTATCGCTAACTTGCAGGAACTCGATTCCCAGACGCAAGCTCAAACTCTACAAAAGTTAGCCGATACCCATGCTCAAGAACCCTTTGATTTAAATACTGGCCCCCTGTTCAGAGCTAAACTACTACAACTCAGCTCACAGAAAAATGTCCTGCTGATTAATATGCACCACATTATTAGTGATGGCTGGTCAATGGGTGTATTTAAGCGGGAATGGGAACAGGCTTATGCTGCTTATGCAACTGGTTCTGCACCGAATTTGTCACCGATGCCGATTCAGTATAGCGATTATGCAGCTTGGCAGCGCAATTGGTTACAAGGGGAGATTTTAGCCAGTCAAGAGAATTACTGGAAACAACAGCTAGGTGATGCGCCGCGCGTACTGGATTTACCTACTGATTATCCCCGTCCCGCGCAACAAAGTTACCAAGGTGAACATGAAGAATATTGTTTAAGCAAAGAACTGACCCAGCAACTCAAAACAGTGAGTCAAAAACACGGGGTGAGTTTGTTTATGACCCTGTTGACGGCTTTTAATATTTTACTCTCTCGTTACAGCCGCCAAGACAATTTATGTGTTGGTTCTGGCATTGCTAACCGTACCCATAGTTACACAGAAGGGTTAATTGGCTTTTTTGTCAACACCTTGGTATTACGGAGCAAAATCCAGCCAGAACAAAGCTTTAGTGAGTTACTGCAACAAACTCGCCAAACCTGCTTAGATGCTTATGCTCATCAAGACATTCCCTTTGAGTATTTAGTAGAAAAACTGCAACCAGAACGCAGTTTGAGCTATAACCCCCTATGCCAAGTGATGATAGTGTTGCAAAACATGGAAGGTTCAGGGAAGAATGTTAGTTTAACAGGGCTGGAGATTCAACAAGTAGAACAAAATTATCCTTTTGCGAAGTTTGATCTAACACTGTATCTGTCGGAAAGGGAAGACCAGCTACATTGTATGTGGGAATATGCCACAGATTTATTTGCGGCAGATACCATCAAGCGCATGATCGGACACTTTGAAGTCTTGCTGTCAGCAATTACCAAAAATCCCCAACAGCCTGTCAGTAAACTTCCCTTGATGACAATCACAGAAATCGATCAATTGCAAACTTGGAATCAAACTGATACCTATTACCCTCAAGACCAAACATTTGTAACTCTGTTTGAACAACAAGCAGCACAAACCCCGAATAATATTGCGGTAGTTTTTGAAGACTACAACCTGACTTATCAACAGCTAAATCAACAAGCAAATCAACTAGCTCATTACCTAATTCACAATTACCAAATCCAGCCAGACACCTTAATTGGTATCTCTGTTGAACGGTCTTTGTCAATGATTGTTGGGTTACTCGGTATTCTCAAAGCTGGTGGTGCGTATTTACCAATTGACCCGACTTATCCCCCAGAACGCATTCGCTTCATGTTAGAAGATTCTGGGATATCGGTATTATTAACCCAAAGTTTCTTGTTTGATAAATTACCTCTGACTGAATTAAAAAAATCTCCACAAGTAATTTGTTTAGATGCGGAAAATTGGGCTGAGGAATCAATAGAAAATCCACTTTCCCAAAGTAACCCCCATGATTTAGCTTATGTAATCTATACCTCTGGTTCTACCGGCAGACCCAAGGGAGTAATGATTGAGCATCAAGGACTTGTAAATTTAACTTTGGCGGTTGATGAAGCTTTGCAGATTCAACCCCAAAGTCGTTTACTTCAGTTTGCGTCTTTTAGTTTCGACGCTTCAATTTGGGAAATTGCTACTGCTTTGGGTGCAGGTGCTTGTTTATATCTTGCCAAAAAAGAAACTTTGTTACCCAGTCAGGAGTTTGTTAGCTTTTTAAGCGATCGCCAAATTTCTCATATCACTATACCCCCTTCAGTTTTATCTCTCTTACCCCAAGCGAATTTACCTGATTTGCAAGTCTTAGTGACTGCTGGTGAAGCTTGCTCAACAGAATTAGTTACGCGGTGGGCAAAAGGACGGCGTTTTTTAAATGCCTATGGCCCAACAGAATCTACAGTTTGTGCAAGTGTAGCTCCTTGTCAACCTAATGCCAAAAAACCGCACATTGGTAAACCATTATCTAATCTTCGCATTTATGTTTTAGATGCACATAATCAACTATTACCCCCTGGTATTCCTGGTGAGTTGTGCATTGCTGGTGTTGGTTTAGCTAGAGGTTATCTCAATCGCCCTGAATTAACCGCCGAAAAATTTATGACAGTGGAATTATTCGGTAAAACTGAGCGAATTTATAAAACTGGCGATCTAGCCCGTTGGCTACCTGACGGCAATTTAGAATACTTAGGTCGCATCGATCATCAGGTCAAACTGCGTGGTTTTCGGATTGAATTAAGTGAAATTGAAGCCTCATTAGTCAAACATTCCAAAATTCACGAAGCAGCTGTCATTGTTAGGGAAGAAAAGGATCTGGATCAACGTCTGGTAGCTTATATTGTCCCAGCCGCAACCGAAGAAAGCACAAACTCAGATAAATTGGTGGCATTGTGGGAACACCTTTTTAATAATAGCTACTCTGGGCAACAAACCCCAACCGATGACCCGACCCTGAATATAGTTGGTTGGAATGATAGTTACACCGCACAACCCATTCCCCAAGCAGCAATGCAAGAATGGCGCGATACAACTGTTGATAAAATTCTGGAACTTGCACCCAAAAGAGTTTGGGAAATTGGTTGCGGCTCAGGGATGTTATTGTTTAAAATCGCGCCCCATTGTCAGCATTATCTAGGTACAGATTTTTCTCCCGACGCATTGCAGTATATTGCCCAACATTTAGAACAGCAGTCTCTCCAGGGGAAAGTTTCCCTCAAAGCCAGTGCAGCCCACCAGTTTGACGGTATTGAGACAAATGCTTATGACTTGGTGATCATCAATTCGGTAATTCAGTATTTCCCCTCCTTAGATTACTTACTGGAGGTGCTGGAGGGAGCTATGAAAGTTGTGGCGACTCAGGGATCAATCTTTCTTGGAGATGTACGCAATCTCCTGTTGCTGGATGCTTTTCACACCGCAGTCGAATTTCATCGCGCCTCTGATGACTTATCAATTCAGGAGTTGCGTCAACAGATTCAAAAAAGTATTCGCACCGAAGAAGAATTACTAATTGACCCTGATTTCTTTATCGCCCTCAAGCAAAGATTTCCTCGGATTAGTCATGTACAAATTCAATTGAAACCAGGTTACAGTCATACGGAAATGAGCCGTTTTCGTTATGACGTTGTTTTACACTTAGATCGTGCGGATACTCCCCTGACACAACCTGAATGGTTAGATTGGCAAGACCAACAGCTAAATCTGGAAACAATCCAGCAAATTTTAACAACCGAGCAACCAGATTTGCTAGGTATTAAGGGTATTCCCAACGCCCGTCTAACCTCAGAAATGGCGTTATTAGAACAAATTCCACAATTAGATGGTACTATCACAGACTTTAAAGCGGCGATCGCTCAAATCAAATCAGGGATAGAACCCGAAGCTTTGCGAACTTTAGCGCGAGATTTGCCCTATACGCCTTTTATCCAATATAGTTCCACAGGATTTTCTGATTACGACGTTGTTTTTCAACGGCATATTCCAGGACAGGAGACACTCCCCCGATTTGCGACAAAAGCTAATTGGCGAATGAAACCTTGGCAAGATTACGCCAATCAACCGTTGCAATATCGCACCAATCAAGTTGATCCAGCTTTATTAGCAGAATGGCGGGATTTTATAGGCAAAACTCTGCCTGATTACATGATTCCCAGCCATTTCACTGTTTTAGAAAAACTACCCCTGACACCAAATGGTAAAGTTGACCGCAAAGCTTTACCTGCAATAGAGACAGCATTTGCAGCTACAGACATTGAATTACCCGTAACAGAGACAGAAAAATCCTTGGCTGAACTATGGGCAAAGTTGCTGAAATATGAAGTCATAGCCCGGAAAGATAACTTCTTCCACCTGGGGGGACATTCATTATTAGCCACCCAACTGTGCTATCGCATCCGTGATAAATTCAAGGTGGAATTGCCTCTGGCTAAGGTATTTGAATTCCCTAACCTCAGTGAATTAGCAAACTATCTTGATACCTGCATTTGGGTTAATTCCACCGGCGAAAGTATGCAGCCCCTCACCTCAGATGAGGAGGAAATCGAACTTTAA